ccactggtcaaagcccgtccatggaaagtcaaagggctagatctagtggtcaaccgctccagggttaggcgggacgggggccctgggggggggtagcaatgccaccggagcgtcgcaccggcctttcatacatgcagggtggtgttgtggcatgtccgaagaggcggcacgcgtctgcggggtgtggcccccctcgcagacggcgccgccggctcctagaggggggaaacggacgcgtcgggtctacactgaggcgatgtagctgtgggtttggcccagatgttgctcccaggtgtctGGGAGCGCCAACGATCTCCCTCCGACGGACTTGgatccgccgccgcccccacccccacCGTCGACGACCCCTCCCCCTTCACTCACCTGACCAAATAAGCTCCAGATCGAGCACGcgaggcggcggccatggcgctCCCATACCCGTGACCAGGCCACGGCCTTGGCGGACGAAGCTGCTCGAGTTCggcgcctcccctcccctcccctctaTGTGGTTCCGGGAGAGGAGAGGGCCGAGCGGTAATTTTTTTAAATCTATATGAAATAATAATAcataaaaaaggaaaaatataactataatttttttaaaaaatctatatgaaataaaaaaggaaaaatataaCTATAAGAAAACATTAAAAAATCTAtataaaataaaaaaggaaaaatataaCTATGCTGATGGCTTTGCCGTCGGCATCGCTGCAGCCATACGGAATGTGGTACGCAAATCGGTGACGTGgctaataaaaaaataaaaattaaaaataaaattagtagtagaatttttttaaaaaattaaatttGTTGCTAATAagaaaattaaaattaaaattaaaattagtAGTACATTTATATTAAAAAATTACATTTGTTGCTATAAAAAAAAATATGCCTACGgctaagccgtcggcataggtgcCACGTGGCATCGagacctatgccgacggcttagcCGTGGGCATACCTTCCCTTATCCATCCACGGGCCGCGCCCCTCCACTCATTCCGCCCTCACCTCACTCTCTGTCCCGAGCTTGCCACCGCACCACGACCcccgtcgccgccatcgccgcccaATCCCGCCTCGCCGTCCCCGCCCCTCCCTCCCTCCAGCCGCCGCCACCCCACGACCCCCCAACCGCTCCCCCGCCCCTCCCTCGCTCCCgacccgccgcccccgcccctcCCTCGCTCCAGCCACCGCCGCGCCATGATCCCCAACCGCGCCCCCGCCCCTCCCTCGCTGCcgaccgccgcccccgcccctcCCTCGCTCCAGCGCAGCCGCCCCCGCCTCGGCCTCCTCGACCCCGGCCCGCCCTGCGTGGACGCCGCCCCGGCCGGCCCACGCCCTAGCCTGGCCGGCCCCCTCTGCTCCGGCGACCGCCCCTTGCTGCTCCGGTGGTCATCCCCTGCCCCGACCTGAACCCCCTCACCCTCCCCTGCCCAACCGCCCCCTGCTCCGGTAAgaacatttttttacattttttgtGTAGTAATGTTGTAGATGAATGCATACATATAGTAATAAATGATTAGATAGATGGACGTTAGACAGATGAATGAAATGGAAGAGAGTATAAATGTGAAAAAAATTAAGTGCACAATGTGAGATAGATAGATGTTAGATGAATGGATATTTGTGTAGTTTTACTATGTTTTTACATACATACTCAATGTTATAGATATATGTATTGTGAAGATGAGATGAGAGGGAAGAGTACACTTTTTGTGAAGATAGATAGACGAAAGTTAAAATTTGGATATGATGAGTGGTTACTTCATCAtgttgatcttgctaaaaaaagATTGTGATGTGATGTGATGTGTGATGGTGCTTTATATGTGATGTGATGACCTAATTTTTTTCATTTGGTGGAATTTAGAGGATTTCTGGTGTTGTCTCCGGTGGAGTGATCGTTGACGTTGGAGCTCTTGGTCTTCAATTGTCCCTTCGCTGATCGACTACATCATCTACATCCGAGGGTGAGCTACAAATCCATCACCTCATACATTCTTTTAATCATGTCACTAGATTAAATTTTCACATCAAGCCGCGTAACCTAGGTCTCCCGTccgaaagggttgcatcgataaatatgcattcaattgcatatttatcaccgTAGCTCTTTCGGacagcccgaggatgtgtagGTTGGGTACGCTGTTCATGCTCTACCCTGTTCCGAGACAGGATTTCGGCGgcgcctccctgttgttctccggatGCACATTCTCTCGGCATTTTGCCAAGACGTGTAtttggagaacagcggggaggtgctgccgaaattttgtctcggaatggggtagagcatggacactcaatctacacattctcgggtgggattaggacgcatctttacctattagagatgtaGGTGGATTAAATGTCGTTTCTCGTCAACCTTGTAAAAAATAAAATATTGATGTGAGTAATTTAAATGAATCCTTAATTTTGTTGTGTGGCTTCCAATAAAGCAGAGATGGCAGATAATCAGTGGATGTATAGTGGGTTTTTCCGTCGGAATCAAGTAAGAACAGAGTGGGTCGAGAAAACTGATGTGTTTTTGACAGAGATATTCTGTAGTCCAATGAGGATGGTGCCAGAATGCCCGTGTGCCAAATGTAAGAGACGTATGCGCTGAGATAAGAGTGAGATGACTAAGCACCTTCGCACGCTTGGATTTATGCCCAACTTTAATATGCCGATAAACTTTGCCTAGCGGGACCGTGGTAGAGAGGAGGTGATACGACAACGCGTCGCTGGTTATGAGGACGATGGGGTTAGAGATATGCTAGATGATGTCTTGGCTGCATAGCCGACACCTCCGTCACATTCAGCGAATGAACCGGAGGAGCCAGAGGAAACCGCAAAGGCCTTCCTGGATATCTTGGCCTCGTCAAAGAAACCTCTTTATGAGGGTCCCAAGCTATCTGTGCTGGATGCCAACTCGCAACTGATGGCAGTCAAGGCTGAGTACGGCTGTAGCTGAGGTTGCTTCGAAGCATTTCTGGGAGTATGGGCTAACAGTCTGCCTGAGGGCCACGAACTGCCGAAAACCATGTACGCTACGAAGAAAATCATGAAGGCGCTCTCCATGGATTATGAGAAAATACATGTTTGTCCAAACAATTGCCTTTTGTTTAGGCATGAGTATGCGGATGACAACTACTGTAGGAAGTGCGGTTCCTCTCGGTATATTGAGGTGGTCGATAAGCATGGTCAGAAGCAGCAGCTAAAAATCCCTGTGAAAGTTCTTCGGTATCTTGATTTTATAAAAAGACTGCAGTGCCTTTTCAAGAGGAACAAAATGACGTGGTCCGAAACAACGAGGATGATGACTCGGGTTATCTTGACCTGGACCCAAACGACGATGACGCACAGATTGATGGTGAGGCAGTTGTGAATCAAAGAGACATAATTATGCTTGAAAATTTAAATGAACACGCTGACGATGAGGAAGATCCTCCACCTCCGTCAGACAACGAAGAAGATATGCGTGATAGTGATGATGAGACCGGTCGACTAATAGATTACAATTGTGATGATTCATATGGGTTCTAGAAAATGTAAGTTCTTTTAATGATCATTACAATAGTATGATTAATGTGCTCTTCTGTTATTAATGTTTTTCCTGTATGCTTGTTTATTTGATATCCTTACTAATTGTTTATTCTCTTCTCAATGCAGGTTTGCTAATCATGGGCAAGTCCAGCGGCGCCAGTTTCCTCAGTAAATTCAAAGGACTTACTCGGAGTGGACGAGCCCACAAGGTTCCCTCCTGACTACGCGAGGATGACACCTCACAGGGAGGTGGAGGGGTCGGGGGAGGAGACCCAAGAGGAGAAGGGGGTGGGGGAGAGCccctagaggaggaggaggtggggggAGAGGCAGTCGGGGCAAAAAACTCCGGGCCGTGTCCGAAATAGGAGGGTCTTCTTCGATGCCCTTCTATACTGAGGCACCTTCTgagtctgaggaggaggagtAAGTTCCTgatggcgaggaggaggagggcgaggaggaggaggaggccgaggaggagggtgaggaggagggcgaggagggtgGTGGAGGGGAGGTTGACCCCGAGTTGTGGGGTGACTTGCCACCCGGTGCTCCGCAGGGGTGGCTGCGTGGTACTGCCGGAGTACCTACACCACCTTCTATTGAGGCTCACACGTGGCTCATTGAACCTGCAGGGATAGAGTAAGTGCCTCTCAATCATATTTTGAAGACATGACAACATTTTCTTATTGTACACATGGCAATCCTTTGATTCTTTTGTAGTAACTGGATCCTTCACGGAAAGGGCCGTAAACCGAATGGCCTTATCACTGTCCTGTTGAAGGAGTTTTGGCCGGGCCTATTCTGCCCGCGGCCAGACAGGGACCCGCAGCTGCGGGTTAGGGCCACGAGCTGGGCCCACTACGAGGCTTACAGCCACGCGGAGTACGGGACGGCCGCTAAGGCCGTGATCACCAAATTTTGGGTAAGTTCTCTTATGAATCACTTGTCTTCAGTTTCATTCATAGTTTATCATTGAATCACTCAACTCATGCCTTGTTTGCTTCTGGTTTATGCATGATTGCAGCAACTCTATAGAGTTCTTGACGAGCACAAGGCCAGAGCCGACGTGGTCTTGCTTGCGGCTGCGAAGAAGAAAGCTCGTCAGTTGCAGTACGAGGTGCGCTGGGTTGCCGTCTCACAGTACTACCACATCTACCTGCACCAAAATATGACCAAAACTCAAGCGCAGAGGCAACGACTTACCTTGAACAGGGAGCAGTTCATGATGGTAACTATTACTGACTTTTCATTGTTTCAAGCAGTCAACTATATGTTTCGTGCTCACATGTCATGCTTCCAAAATTTGCATAGGTTGTTCCTCGTTGGTGCTATGGAAGGGATGACGGATGGACGAGTTTGGTGGATAGGTGGCTCGGCGACGATGCAGAGTTTGCTGCCAAGAGCAACAAGGCCCGGGTTAACCGTGGAAAAGAGGGGACACACGGCCAAGGAAACAGGAACCACTGGGGCTTCAAGGCCATGAAGGTATATCTATATGCATGATGCatttttgttcttctttaccaTCATGTTCTTATGTATGGATAACTTCTGTTTGACGTTGCAGGAGGATAAGTTGAAGAAGCCGCTCTCAGACGTTGAGTCGTGGAAACTGGCCCGCGAGCGGAGTGATCTCAAGGACGGCGAGAGCCAGTACTACGGCAAGACCGAGGAGCACCTGGAGTCTTACACTCAGAACTATCAGAAGTTGCATCCGGATGTTCCTGTTTCTGAGGTCGCCCAGTCTCAGATGGACGACACGGCGGTGGTGGCCATCCAGGGGAAGTCACATGGCAGGTATCCGTCTTTCGATGGCTTGATCACTCCTTCGATCTCGTACACAAGGCTTCGGGCTACCAACCCGAGCCAGTTAGAGAGTACGGGGCATTCGCAGCCTCCCTTAGCCCGCCAGCATGCTGTAAGTACTTCCCCTTTGTCTTCTTTCTCGCTAACATTCTCAGTTTATTTTCAGCATTGGTCACTTAGAAACAACCTAAATTATGTAGGCATATAAGTCCTTTGTTGAGCATAGGAATCTCGAGGTGCGGGAGTACTTGCAACGAGTGAAGGCAAACGATGATTACAACCGTCGGATGATGACGGTTAGTTTTGCCCTCTTAAAACCAAGCTAAAATTTTGCACTTTCATGCCTTCTGACCTTCTAGTTTGCTTGTTTAACTAACATCCAGGCTATGTTGGCGTCTTGGAGTAACCGCACGGATCCACCACAAATGGGACCCCCACCACCACCTGCGGGAGAACCCCCACACGTGCCCACGTTCGATGAATGGGTGGCACTAGGCAGTGATAGTCCGGTTAGTACATTTGCCTAACTACTGACAAACTAGTTCTCGTTCATTCAACACAATCATATCATATTTACCGTTAGAATCTTCTCTCAGACATGTAGGGGACCGGCGGCTCGACTCCTGCTCCGTCGACCCCAGTCACTCCGATCTGGCAGAGTGATGGTGGTCGCGATGGCAGTTTTGGCGGAGGTGGTCTTGGCGGTGGTGGTTTTGGCGGTGGTGGTTTTGGCGGCGGTGGTCTTGCTTGATGTCGATTATGATACCCGTGCATGTGGCCGTCGTGCCATACATTTCATGTTCCTACTTGTTAGTTTCTTCTTTGAAATGATGTTCATGTCTTGCACTACTTTTATGTTCATTAACTTTCGCCGGTGATGATCTTTAAATGATGAACTTGAGTATGTTTAaatgatgatgatgaacttgaGTATGTTTAGATGATGAACTGTCATATTTCTGCATAAGCCCATATTTTCTGATTTGAAATGTTGTCCAAATGAATTGAAAAAGAGAAAACagggaaaataataataataaaatctatgcctacggcaaagccgtcggcatagatgagcCCAGGGCTTCCCAGGGCGTGCCACGTGGCAGGGCTATGCCTACGCCAAAGTCGTCGGCATAGATTTTCATCTATGCCGACGGAGCACCAAGGGACGACACGTGGCACAGCTATGCCTACGGCtttgccgtcggcatagccctgcCACCAGGAGGCACCACGGAAAGCCACGTGGTAGAGgtatgccgtcggcatagatttccacctatgccgacggcttggCCGTCAGCATACCTCTACCACGTGGCTTCCCGTGATTCGTCAGCGCTTTTGACGGCGCCGTCCGTTGCCGTCAGGCGAAAAACACTGCCGATGGCTAAACTATGTCGATGGCTGAGCGGGAGCCGCCGGCATAGgctcctatgccgacggctaaACTATGCCAACGGTCTGACAAGACTACGCTGACGTGATGTATGCCGACGgggctatgccgacggcagcCGTAGGCATAGATCTATGCCGACCGGAAAtgacctatgccgacggccctgggCCGTTGGCATAGGCGGCGAGTCCGGTAGTGTGAGCTCTTGCAGATGATCGATGAGGATGGAAGCATGCAGCACATATACTTATAGTGCCGTGCAGCATGATGGAGACGCGATCAATCGATGGACATGTGACGAAAAGTTAGTTGGTGACGAAAAGTTATTTGGATGTACGCTTTCTGTATCTGGCTTTGATCCATGGCAATCTGTTTTATACAAATTAAGCAAAGCAAACATCGATTAGAAATTTATGTCAGTGTAATGTGACCATATACACGGATGATAACATGTGGAGGTTAGACAGTCAGCATTCAGCAACCATACATCGTAATTTTCCCCTCATTTTGGAGATGATAATGAATGCACAATTGCTAAGTGGGAGAAGGGTACAAGATTACACATCGATAGTCGAAGAACGACGCCACATTTTTTTTGTTAAAGCAACTGTTGTTTTTGCCAAATAGATACCATGATTAGCAACTTTGTGATTACTATTTTGGTAACAAAACGATTTCTTGATTTTATCAACAAAACCACCAAGCTCCTAGGAAACCGAAAAAGAAGGTTCAATGCAACCATATGCCTCAGACTTGTGATATCATATATTTTCTCTAAATAGTTGTAACTCATGACCTAATTTTCCTCTCCCCGCAGTCATACTACATCAGGAAGTCATGCATGCAGTATAAGTTACATTTATTGCATTGATCTATCCATGCAAACAAATGCCACCTCATCAACTCAAGCATGCCTTTCCTGTCGGGAAACAAGTCATGAATGTGAGTCACAAGCTTGGAGCAAATCTATGTACTGGATGCTTCACATTTTTATATAACATGGCCTTTCAGTGAAGTTCAATCCAAAAGCTTTATTTTCTTATAATTATTTGGTCACATACTAcatatatttaaaaaaaactgaGAACAATTGTGCGCGGTTGCTTTTGCACTAGCTATACTTAATTTCAGAACATATTTATGCATTTCTTATATCAACAAAGGCGTGGAGTCTCTATCTAGTTGTGACAAAGTCGTGCCATTTCAAACAGAATGCCTCATTTCACCGTGGaacttttatttctttttctattatccaaaaatgaaaAGACAGATCTAGTTATTAGTATGATATGTTAACTCAGACGCGTATTCATTATGGGTGTTTTTCTCAATTTTATCAATTTCAGTCAACTTCAATTCATGACATCACAAGGCGAAGGGTGAGCCTGCAGAGGAAGAGGGCGTGGGTGAGCGTTGGGTCAGGAGGCTAGAACCGTAGTAGAGTCGTTCTACGAGCACGAAGGGAGAAGGGGAAAACAGGCATGCGGACTAAAGGAGGCGGTCTACGCTGTCAATATAGAAAGAGAATGTGTGGGTCGCCATGATCTGTTTGGCAGACTGAAAACATAAGATCTTCCAAGACTGCACTCAAATCACCTATTCACACGAGTTGAATGACCTGTGCACCCTGTGCTTCTAAGATCTAACCCAATTCTAACCATATACATCGCTTTGGGCCATTGGATCTTCACGAGTAAATAGCCTGTATTTATTATAGGGTTCTCTAAAGTTTAGTCCAAAGGATAAAACCAAATAGACAGCCAAAATTGTCCAGCTCCAGTTCAAACACATTTAGAGTTCTTTTTCTCTTACCAACTCAATGAACTAAAGATTTACCGGTTTAGtttgaaggtgctcatagggatatAGGGATAGGATGTGTGAGCATGCGTTCATGGCGTGAGTGTACGTCTGTTGTTTATAAGCATGGGATCTGCATTTGTATTGTGTTTCTAAAAAAACTGTTTAGTCAAGCATACTCTATGATTTTCCATGCTACCTATGTTTCATAAAGTTATATTTTGGTCAAACTCTCGACACAATCATTTCAAAAATAACAATTAATAAAGTCTTGGGTAGTACATATATATAAACCAAAACCATGCATACATATATATCACCAGCAAGCCATGAAGAAAAAGCAACAGTAAACAGCGAAATGaccaaaaatggcataataaacATCATAAAGTATACAAAAAGGTGACGATGGAATTCAAGTGCTGCGACGAGATTAAGTTGTTAAATTACGCACGGCTCGACCATGCAGCCGTCGAGATCGAGCGCCCATGCCAGCACGTCGGCTGGAACCGGCGGCGAGGCAGTGTACAATGCCTCAGTCAACTTCTGCGTGCCCGGAAGCTGCTGTTGAAGGCCGATATGGCGGCGGCGGGAGAACCATTGTTGTTCCTTTGAAAGTGGACGAGGCCGCGTGGGAAGACAAACATTTCCCCTTTGCAGACGGTGCGAGCGACAAACTTGCCGGAGCTGGTGAAGAAGCCGACGTCAGGGAGCCCTCGAGGTCGAAGAGGAGCTCGCTGGCCCGCGAGTGGGTGTGCGGCGGGTTCACTCCCCACGGTGCGTAGTCGACGCGAGACATGGACACGCCCAGCATGTTGAGCCCCGGGACCTTGTCTACAGTCACCGTCGTTACCACGGAGCCTGACGGGTTGCCGCCCGTGTTGCCAGGGACGGACAGCACGTCGGAGAAGAAGTCGTTCGCCATCGTGCTCTCCGGCCTCTTACACGGGTACCCGTTCAGCCGCAGCGCCGCACATTCTGATCCGTTCATTATCCATAGAAGCAAGTAGGAAAGATAGTGTACATGGACGATCACACTTACGGCCGTCGAGTGATTTGTAGTCGGCGACGCAAAGGTCCTGGAGCATGTCGGGGTCGCTGGCGAGGGCCAGGAGCACGGCGCAGGCGGCGAGGAGGACAGCCGGGAGCTGCTTGCTCGCCATTGTCAAGTACTGCTAGAATACTTGGTCTTCACTCTTTAGCTTAGCTGTGTGGGTGTAGCGAGTAGTTCTGCTAGGTCGACTAGTGAGAGTGGAGATGAGAATGGAAGCATGCAGCGCGCATGCACATATACTGCCGTGCAGCGTAACGGAGACGCGATCGATGGACGTATGCGAAATTAGTTGGTCGACAATCTTTTGCATCCAAATTAAGCAAAGCATGTATAACTAAATGCAACCATCGTGTCAGTGTAATATGAACGTACGAACGATAACATGCATGTGGAGGTTGGACGTACAGTTTGGACATGACAATGCATGGCAAGTTTCTAAGTTGGGAGAAAGGTATATATGTCAGATCAAGGGTTTGTGGAAGAATGGTTACCAGTGACAAGTCACCAATGGAAGGCCAGTAGTGGTCGGTGATTCACTCAGGGGTACCCCACCAGTTAGTGCTAAGGCCTTACCGCTCAAGCTGGCCGATGTACCCGTAAGTGTAGTGACTTATGATTGTGGCAATCGCACCATGGCACACATCATCAGTGGTTTTTTTACCAGTGGTGGCTGAAGTTTTTGTTGCCTATCAGTCATAATTTGTTAAATGCTCTTTTACTGAAGAGTATACATCACATTTTGCATTGTAACCATGTTCTGTTGTATCTTCTTTTCTTAAGCATTATGTTGATATAGGCATGTGTCCACTTTGACAAAGACGAGAACAAAGAGAAGGCAACGACATAACCAAGAAACCAACTGAGAATAGTGTAATGGGCGACCTAAATTTAATTGTCTTTCTTTCTAAGACTTCAATGTCTCTCTTGACTAACATCGATGTATGAGTCACAGACTCACAATAATGTTGTCTTTGTCATGCGTGTCAAATGATCAATGTGAAATGATGATGTGAATGTGACATGCAATTGTATTTATAGTGATGTGTGCAGAGGATATGGCTACAGTTTGACAATTTTCATGTACCCTGAATCCTAGTCCACTGGAGATTCATCCACCTCATATAAATTTATAGCTCTTGGAGTTAATACGTATTACAAATGACATATATAGAATACCTATTTCTGGCAGGTAAAGGAGATGAACATCTAGAGATGCACTATGTGTCAGGCGGTTTAGCATGACGGTTTTAATGTGCTGATCTATCACTGGCCTACATTGTCTGTCGGGTGGTACAACTGCCATAGATTGCCAAATTGCGAAAAATATGAGCCTTTAGGAGAATAGCACGTAAACTGATTAGGAACTCTTGGAAGCACCATACTTATCTTTCCTATAGGGATTTATTGAAAGCTCCCAAAATCCAAAAGCAAATTCCGGTATGCCCCTTTGGTCTAGTTATCTTGTCCCAATATAGCCAATGAGCTTTCCCACGCTCTTTATCACTCCACATCAGAACTCATTAACGATATGAACCAGGTAAACACAAAGGCATGCAGGTGATTTTAAAACTCCTGCACATATATTAgaggaatgaagaacttatttgATCAATACTTGTTTGCCCCCAGAAGATACGTATTTCTCTATCCAATTAGCTAACCGCTTCATAAACTTGCCTTTTATGCACCGAAACTTCTCCAACTTTCATATTTCCCTCTAGAGAAGGTAAGCCCAAGTACTAATCCGCAAAACTTGGAGTCACGCTTTGAAGAGCTAAAATGAAAAAAAGCTGGTTATTGACACTGCATCTGCTACCAGGCAAAACTAAACACATACCTTGAAAGTTGTTATTAAGTGTTAGTTGCATGCAACCTCATTACTTGTTTTGATCCAATAATAAGAAGGATTTGTTCCCAGAGAGATGGTG
The Aegilops tauschii subsp. strangulata cultivar AL8/78 chromosome 3, Aet v6.0, whole genome shotgun sequence genome window above contains:
- the LOC120962046 gene encoding uncharacterized protein — encoded protein: MFLCMDNFCLTLQEDKLKKPLSDVESWKLARERSDLKDGESQYYGKTEEHLESYTQNYQKLHPDVPVSEVAQSQMDDTAVVAIQGKSHGRYPSFDGLITPSISYTRLRATNPSQLESTGHSQPPLARQHAAYKSFVEHRNLEVREYLQRVKANDDYNRRMMTAMLASWSNRTDPPQMGPPPPPAGEPPHVPTFDEWVALGSDSPGTGGSTPAPSTPVTPIWQSDGGRDGSFGGGGLGGGGFGGGGFGGGGLA